One stretch of Filifactor alocis ATCC 35896 DNA includes these proteins:
- a CDS encoding KH domain-containing protein, with amino-acid sequence MGELVAFIAKSLVDHPEQVEVSETYGQQSIIVELRVAPEDMGKVIGKQGRIAKAIRTVVRAVAIKENKKVIVEIID; translated from the coding sequence ATGGGAGAATTAGTAGCATTTATTGCAAAATCTTTGGTTGATCATCCGGAACAAGTGGAAGTTTCCGAAACTTACGGACAACAATCCATCATTGTTGAATTGCGAGTTGCTCCGGAAGATATGGGAAAAGTAATCGGAAAACAAGGCAGAATTGCAAAAGCAATTCGCACTGTAGTCAGAGCTGTAGCAATCAAAGAAAACAAAAAAGTAATTGTAGAAATTATCGACTAA
- the trmD gene encoding tRNA (guanosine(37)-N1)-methyltransferase TrmD, with translation MKFHVMTLFPEMITSYTGESILKRAQEKQSIEVICYNIRDYSLDKHKKVDDYPFGGGEGMVMSVQPIYDCYQAIVSDIPDGETYHTIYLSPRGKTFHQKKAQKMLQWDHLILLCGHYEGIDERAIDFLKAEEISIGDYILTGGELPAMVLIDTVSRMIDGVLSSKDSYEKESFYDSLLEHPQYTRPREFLGEEVPEVLLSGNHQKIEQWRREQSLKKTCEVRPDLLEKAELSQKEKDLIEQWREDDAASEKLEE, from the coding sequence ATGAAATTTCATGTAATGACATTGTTTCCCGAAATGATTACTTCTTATACGGGAGAAAGCATCTTAAAGAGAGCACAGGAAAAGCAATCAATAGAAGTCATTTGCTATAATATTCGTGACTATTCTTTGGATAAGCACAAAAAAGTGGATGATTACCCTTTTGGCGGAGGAGAGGGAATGGTGATGTCCGTTCAGCCTATCTATGATTGTTATCAAGCGATTGTATCCGATATTCCTGACGGAGAAACCTATCATACAATCTATCTGTCTCCAAGAGGAAAGACATTTCATCAGAAGAAGGCACAGAAGATGTTACAGTGGGATCATTTGATTTTACTATGTGGACACTATGAAGGAATCGACGAACGCGCGATTGATTTTTTGAAAGCGGAAGAAATTTCGATAGGAGATTATATTCTGACCGGTGGAGAACTGCCGGCAATGGTGTTGATTGATACTGTTTCGAGGATGATAGATGGAGTGTTGTCCAGCAAAGACTCCTATGAAAAAGAAAGTTTTTATGATTCGTTGTTGGAACACCCTCAATATACGAGACCGAGAGAATTTTTGGGAGAGGAAGTGCCGGAAGTCTTATTGTCCGGAAATCATCAGAAGATTGAGCAATGGAGAAGAGAACAATCGTTGAAAAAGACCTGTGAGGTAAGACCGGATTTGCTTGAAAAAGCAGAGTTGAGTCAAAAAGAAAAAGATTTGATTGAACAGTGGAGAGAAGATGATGCAGCAAGTGAAAAGTTGGAAGAATAA
- the rpoC gene encoding DNA-directed RNA polymerase subunit beta' — protein sequence MFELDNFESIQIGLASPDKIREWSKGEVKKPETINYRTLKPEKDGLFCERIFGPTKDWECHCGKYKKDRARHKGIICDRCGVEVTRSNVRRERMGHIELATPVSHVWYFKGIPSRMGILLDMSPRALEKILYFANYVVVDAGETNLIEGTLLGENEYREALEEYGENAFVAMMGAEAVKELLKKIDLEQLSEDLKLRLEDATGQKKIKMVRRLEIVEAFLKSGNDPTWMVLDVVPVIPPELRPMVQLDGGRFATSDLNDLYRRVINRNNRLKRLLDLGAPDIIVRNEKRMLQESVDALIDNGRKGKPVTGPGNRPLKSLSDMLKGKQGRFRQNLLGKRVDYSGRSVIVVGPELKFYQCGLPKKMALELFKPFVMNQLVERGYALNIKNAKRLVEKVKPEVWDILQDVIKGHPVMLNRAPTLHRLGIQAFEPVLVEGKAIKLHPLVCTAYNADFDGDQMAVHVPLSVEAQSEGRMLMLSVNNILAPKDGSPITTPTQDMVLGSYYLTIEEKNQKGEGSIFKDMEEMMLAYENKAVSLHARVKVRIKKDESDKGQLVESTVGRFIFNENIPQNLGYVDREKDPYSLEVDFLVDKKQLGNVIDRCFRKHGNTITAIMLDNVKSLGFKYSTKSAITVSIADMEIPPEKKELLQEAESKVQRYERDYKRGLMSDDERYERVIETWSKTTDQVTDALMGHLSPLNNINIMAQSGARGSKNQIRQVAGMRGLMANATGKTVEIPVKANFREGLTVLEYFTSSHGARKGLADTALRTADSGYLTRRLVDVSQDVIIREIDCGTEDGIEVSAFTDGNEVIEKLYDRIVGRYPCDDIYSPKTGDLLVSKEDMITEKIATAIIDAGIEKVKLRSVLQCKSKYGVCAKCYGRNLANGKMVGVGESVGIIAAQSIGEPGTQLTMRTFHTGGVAGGDITQGLPRVEELFEARKPKGLAMITEIAGTVHFEETNKKKEVVVQGEHEEKRYTIPYGSILRVKEGQQIEAGQALIQGSVNPNDILEVNGVTGVENYIVKEVQRVYRLQGVDINDKHIEIIVRQMLSKVKIEESGDSKFLPGALVDYAEVMRETEALEEEGKTPATFKRNLLGITKASLATDSFLSAASFQETTRVLTEAAILGKKDRLIGLKENVIIGKLIPAGTGMKRYKSLVGGEPTLDNANIDEFQTEKEYELDEQIKEEFLSDREDILIGESADNIHDVITDLDEIMKDVIITEE from the coding sequence TTGTTTGAATTAGATAATTTTGAGTCAATACAAATCGGTTTGGCATCCCCGGACAAAATCAGAGAATGGTCAAAAGGGGAAGTAAAAAAGCCTGAAACCATTAACTACAGAACACTAAAACCGGAAAAAGACGGTTTGTTCTGTGAACGAATTTTCGGTCCTACAAAGGATTGGGAATGTCATTGCGGAAAATATAAAAAAGATCGTGCAAGACACAAAGGAATTATATGTGACCGTTGCGGAGTAGAAGTAACTCGTTCCAATGTTCGTAGAGAGCGTATGGGACATATTGAACTTGCAACACCGGTTTCTCACGTCTGGTATTTCAAAGGGATACCTTCCAGAATGGGGATTTTGTTGGATATGTCTCCTCGTGCCTTGGAAAAAATCCTTTACTTTGCAAACTATGTTGTAGTAGATGCAGGAGAAACAAACTTAATTGAAGGAACCTTACTTGGGGAAAATGAATATCGCGAGGCTCTGGAAGAATACGGCGAAAATGCTTTTGTTGCGATGATGGGAGCCGAGGCCGTTAAAGAGCTTTTGAAAAAAATAGATTTGGAGCAACTCTCGGAAGATTTGAAACTTCGGTTAGAAGATGCAACAGGTCAAAAGAAGATAAAAATGGTGCGTCGTTTGGAAATCGTAGAAGCATTTTTGAAATCCGGAAATGATCCGACATGGATGGTGTTAGATGTTGTACCGGTGATTCCACCGGAATTAAGACCGATGGTTCAACTGGATGGAGGACGTTTTGCAACATCAGATTTGAACGATTTATATCGCCGTGTCATCAACCGTAACAATCGTTTAAAAAGATTGTTGGACTTGGGAGCACCTGACATTATCGTTCGTAATGAAAAAAGAATGTTACAAGAATCAGTCGACGCTTTGATAGACAATGGTAGAAAAGGAAAACCGGTAACAGGTCCGGGAAACCGTCCGTTAAAATCACTATCCGATATGTTGAAAGGGAAACAAGGACGTTTCCGTCAAAATCTACTTGGAAAACGTGTAGACTATTCTGGTCGTTCTGTAATCGTAGTAGGTCCTGAATTGAAGTTCTATCAATGCGGACTTCCAAAAAAAATGGCATTGGAGCTCTTCAAACCGTTTGTTATGAACCAATTGGTAGAAAGAGGATATGCACTTAATATCAAAAATGCAAAACGATTGGTAGAAAAAGTAAAACCTGAAGTTTGGGATATTCTGCAAGATGTTATCAAAGGACATCCTGTTATGTTGAACCGTGCACCGACATTGCACAGACTTGGGATTCAGGCATTTGAACCTGTTTTGGTAGAAGGAAAGGCAATCAAATTGCACCCGTTGGTTTGTACTGCATACAATGCAGATTTTGACGGAGACCAAATGGCAGTCCATGTTCCGTTATCTGTAGAGGCACAGTCGGAAGGCCGTATGCTGATGCTTTCTGTCAACAATATTTTGGCACCGAAAGACGGTTCTCCGATTACAACACCGACACAAGATATGGTGCTTGGTTCTTATTACTTGACCATAGAAGAAAAGAATCAAAAAGGAGAAGGCTCCATCTTCAAAGATATGGAAGAAATGATGCTTGCATACGAAAACAAAGCAGTTAGCCTGCATGCACGTGTCAAAGTTCGTATCAAGAAAGATGAATCAGATAAAGGTCAATTAGTAGAATCTACAGTAGGTCGATTTATATTCAATGAAAATATTCCTCAAAACTTGGGATATGTAGATAGAGAAAAAGATCCTTACTCACTGGAAGTAGACTTTTTAGTAGATAAAAAACAACTTGGAAACGTGATTGATCGTTGCTTCAGAAAACACGGTAATACAATTACCGCTATTATGTTGGACAATGTTAAGAGTCTCGGATTCAAATATTCCACCAAGAGTGCAATTACCGTATCCATTGCCGATATGGAAATTCCGCCTGAGAAAAAAGAATTGCTTCAAGAAGCGGAAAGTAAAGTACAACGCTATGAACGCGATTACAAACGAGGTTTGATGAGTGATGACGAGCGTTATGAACGCGTTATCGAAACATGGTCAAAGACAACAGATCAAGTGACCGATGCGTTGATGGGACATTTGAGTCCGCTTAACAACATCAACATCATGGCACAATCCGGAGCCCGCGGTTCCAAGAACCAAATTCGTCAGGTTGCCGGAATGCGTGGTTTGATGGCGAATGCAACCGGTAAAACAGTAGAAATTCCTGTAAAAGCGAACTTCCGTGAAGGATTGACCGTATTGGAGTACTTTACTTCTTCACACGGTGCACGGAAAGGTCTTGCCGACACTGCACTTCGTACAGCCGATTCAGGATATTTGACAAGACGTCTCGTAGATGTTTCACAAGATGTTATTATCCGTGAAATTGATTGTGGAACAGAAGATGGAATCGAAGTATCAGCGTTCACAGACGGAAATGAAGTCATCGAAAAATTATATGATCGTATCGTAGGTCGTTATCCATGTGATGATATCTACTCTCCAAAAACAGGCGACTTACTTGTTTCTAAAGAAGATATGATTACCGAAAAAATTGCAACAGCAATTATAGATGCAGGCATTGAAAAAGTAAAACTTCGCTCTGTATTGCAATGCAAATCAAAATACGGAGTTTGTGCAAAATGTTACGGTCGAAACCTTGCCAACGGTAAAATGGTTGGAGTAGGAGAGTCTGTCGGTATCATTGCAGCACAATCCATCGGAGAACCGGGAACACAGCTTACCATGCGTACCTTCCATACAGGAGGGGTTGCCGGAGGAGATATCACACAAGGTCTTCCGCGGGTAGAAGAGTTGTTTGAAGCAAGAAAACCAAAAGGACTTGCAATGATTACAGAAATTGCGGGAACCGTTCATTTTGAAGAAACAAACAAGAAAAAAGAGGTTGTTGTTCAAGGAGAGCATGAAGAGAAACGCTATACCATTCCATATGGATCCATTCTTCGTGTAAAAGAAGGACAACAAATTGAAGCCGGACAAGCTTTGATTCAAGGATCCGTCAATCCGAACGATATTTTGGAAGTCAACGGTGTAACAGGAGTAGAAAACTATATCGTAAAAGAAGTGCAGAGAGTGTACCGTCTTCAAGGGGTTGATATCAATGATAAACACATTGAAATTATCGTCCGTCAAATGTTGTCAAAAGTAAAGATTGAAGAGTCGGGAGATTCCAAATTCTTACCGGGAGCATTGGTAGACTATGCAGAAGTAATGAGAGAAACAGAAGCATTGGAAGAAGAAGGAAAAACTCCTGCAACATTCAAACGAAACTTGCTGGGAATTACCAAAGCATCTTTGGCAACCGATTCTTTCTTATCTGCCGCATCCTTCCAAGAAACAACAAGAGTCTTGACAGAAGCCGCTATTTTAGGAAAGAAAGACCGATTGATAGGATTGAAAGAAAATGTAATCATCGGAAAATTGATTCCTGCGGGAACAGGTATGAAGAGATACAAATCGTTGGTAGGGGGAGAGCCTACATTAGACAATGCAAATATTGATGAATTCCAAACTGAAAAGGAATATGAACTGGATGAACAAATAAAAGAAGAATTTTTGTCGGACAGAGAGGATATTCTAATTGGAGAATCAGCAGACAATATTCATGACGTGATTACCGATCTTGATGAAATTATGAAAGATGTCATAATAACGGAAGAATAA
- the rpoB gene encoding DNA-directed RNA polymerase subunit beta has protein sequence MPHPHPVKIGRKTRMSFSQIDEVAELPNLIELQLDSYNWFVNEGLREVFEEVFPIEDYTGNIKLEFVDYKLENDSKYDVEESKERDVNYAAPLKVQVRLTVPDEDGSRIVKNETGDPVFLGDFPLMTEKGTFIINGAERVIVSQLVRSPGVYYAQEIDKSGKQLISSTVIPNRGAWLEYETDSNDVVSVRIDRDRKQPITMLLRAFGYGTDEQIIQLLGDDERIQATLAKDNTNSREEGIIEIYKKMRPGEPPTLESAESLLHMMFFDSKRYDLAKVGRYKFNKKLAISARAIGRVLAEDVVNPYTGELVMETGTKVTYQNAHLIDDCGCEYVYVQIDDTKSVKVIGNRFVDIHNFIDIDISDLKIKQKVRYNILKEILDEATNDEELKDLIKRRKRELVPKHIVIEDIVASISYQFNLFYGLGNVDDIDHLGNRRVRSVGELLQNQFRIGLSRMERVIRERMTVQDTMELTPNSLINIRPVTAAIKEFFGSSQLSQFMDQNNPLAELTHKRRLSALGPGGLSRERAGFEVRDVHYSHYGRMCPIETPEGPNIGLINSLSVFAKINEYGFIESPYRVVDKENQRVTDEIRYLTADEEDLYIRAQANEPLDENQCFVNDRVACRTTQGNLLLVEPKNVDFMDVSPKQVVSVATAMIPFLENDDANRALMGSNMQRQAVPLLRREAPVVGTAIEYRAAVDSGAVVVAKNDGVVEKVSARQVVIRREDGEVDNYSLLKFKRSNQGTCINQTVIVNKGDVVKKGDAIADGPSTDLGEIALGRNCLVAFMTWEGYNYEDAILINERLVKEDRLSSIHIEEYEAEARDTKLGPEEITRDIPNVGEDAIKDLDENGIIRIGAEVESGDILVGKVTPKGETEITPEERLLRAIFGEKAREVRDTSLKVPHGESGIIVDVKIFRRENGDELAAGVNELVRCYIAQKRKINVGDKMAGRHGNKGVISRILPEEDMPFLPDGTPLEIVLNPLGVPSRMNIGQVLEVHMGLAAKKLGWNVATPVFDGANEQDVFEALKQAGYPQDGKIQLQDGRTGEFFDGRVTVGYMYMMKLHHLVDDKIHARSTGPYSLVTQQPLGGKAQFGGQRFGEMEVWALEAYGAAHTLQEILTVKSDDVVGRVQTYEAIIKGKNVPEPGIPESFKVLIKELQSLCLDIKLLSEFDEEIKVAESQDEMTIEDHFHYVDEERDDMLIEDLSEEDSELTNQFELDFEGEDEFSEEDDSILVEDIDLDDSLDF, from the coding sequence ATGCCACATCCACATCCTGTGAAAATTGGGAGAAAGACCAGAATGAGTTTTTCTCAAATCGACGAAGTAGCAGAACTTCCAAATCTGATAGAGCTTCAATTAGACTCTTACAACTGGTTCGTAAACGAGGGTTTGAGAGAAGTTTTTGAAGAAGTATTTCCGATTGAAGATTATACCGGAAATATCAAGTTGGAATTTGTCGATTATAAATTGGAAAACGACTCAAAATATGATGTAGAAGAAAGTAAAGAAAGAGATGTAAACTATGCAGCTCCTCTTAAAGTGCAAGTAAGGTTGACAGTGCCGGACGAAGACGGTTCGCGTATTGTCAAAAATGAAACGGGAGACCCTGTATTCTTAGGAGATTTTCCATTAATGACAGAAAAAGGAACATTCATCATCAACGGAGCGGAACGTGTTATTGTAAGTCAACTTGTTCGTTCTCCGGGAGTGTACTATGCGCAAGAAATTGACAAGTCCGGAAAACAGTTAATTTCATCGACAGTCATTCCGAATCGCGGGGCATGGTTGGAGTACGAGACAGATTCTAATGATGTAGTTTCCGTTCGTATCGACAGAGATCGTAAACAACCGATTACCATGTTGTTGCGTGCGTTTGGATATGGAACAGATGAACAGATTATACAGTTACTCGGTGATGATGAAAGAATCCAAGCGACTTTGGCAAAAGATAATACCAACTCGAGAGAAGAAGGGATTATTGAAATCTATAAAAAGATGCGTCCGGGTGAACCGCCTACATTAGAGAGTGCGGAATCTTTGTTGCACATGATGTTTTTTGATAGCAAAAGATACGATTTGGCAAAAGTGGGACGTTACAAATTTAATAAGAAATTAGCAATTTCAGCTCGTGCAATCGGCAGAGTATTGGCAGAAGATGTGGTAAATCCATATACCGGTGAATTGGTGATGGAAACGGGAACAAAAGTTACCTATCAAAATGCACATTTGATTGACGACTGTGGTTGTGAGTATGTATATGTTCAAATAGATGATACCAAATCAGTAAAAGTAATCGGTAACCGATTTGTAGATATCCATAACTTTATTGATATTGATATTTCCGATTTAAAAATCAAACAAAAAGTAAGATACAACATATTGAAAGAAATTTTGGACGAAGCGACAAATGATGAAGAATTAAAAGACTTAATCAAACGCAGAAAGCGTGAGTTGGTACCGAAACATATCGTGATTGAAGACATTGTTGCATCCATCAGTTACCAATTCAACCTGTTCTACGGATTAGGAAATGTAGATGATATCGACCACTTGGGAAATCGTCGTGTTCGTTCTGTAGGTGAGTTGTTGCAAAATCAATTCCGTATCGGTTTATCCAGAATGGAGCGTGTGATTCGTGAAAGAATGACCGTGCAAGATACCATGGAATTGACACCGAACAGTCTTATCAACATCAGACCTGTTACAGCGGCAATTAAAGAATTCTTCGGTTCTTCTCAGCTATCTCAATTCATGGATCAAAACAATCCGTTGGCAGAGTTGACACATAAGAGAAGACTTTCCGCATTGGGGCCGGGTGGTTTGTCAAGAGAGAGAGCAGGATTTGAGGTGCGTGACGTTCACTATTCTCACTATGGAAGAATGTGTCCGATTGAAACGCCGGAAGGACCGAACATCGGTTTGATTAACTCCCTGTCTGTATTTGCAAAAATCAATGAATATGGATTTATCGAATCACCATATCGAGTGGTAGATAAAGAAAACCAAAGAGTAACAGATGAAATTCGTTATCTGACAGCAGATGAAGAAGACTTATATATTCGTGCACAAGCAAACGAACCGCTGGATGAAAATCAATGTTTTGTCAATGATCGTGTTGCTTGTCGTACCACACAAGGGAACTTGTTGCTTGTTGAACCGAAAAATGTAGATTTCATGGACGTTTCTCCAAAACAAGTTGTTTCTGTAGCAACGGCTATGATTCCGTTTTTAGAAAACGATGACGCCAACCGTGCCTTGATGGGATCCAACATGCAGCGTCAAGCAGTACCGTTGTTACGAAGAGAAGCACCGGTTGTAGGAACTGCAATCGAGTATCGTGCAGCAGTAGATTCCGGAGCCGTAGTCGTAGCAAAAAATGACGGGGTAGTAGAAAAAGTTTCGGCAAGACAGGTTGTGATTCGTCGTGAAGATGGTGAAGTAGATAATTACTCACTACTGAAATTCAAACGTTCCAACCAAGGAACCTGCATTAACCAAACAGTGATTGTAAATAAAGGCGATGTTGTTAAAAAAGGAGATGCCATTGCAGACGGTCCGTCTACCGACCTTGGAGAGATCGCACTTGGAAGAAACTGTCTTGTAGCGTTTATGACATGGGAAGGTTACAATTACGAAGATGCGATTTTGATTAATGAACGTTTGGTGAAAGAAGACAGACTGTCCAGTATTCATATTGAAGAATATGAAGCAGAGGCAAGAGATACCAAACTTGGACCCGAAGAAATTACAAGAGATATTCCAAATGTGGGTGAAGATGCAATCAAAGACCTTGATGAAAACGGAATCATCCGCATTGGAGCTGAAGTAGAATCCGGAGATATTCTGGTTGGAAAAGTAACACCGAAAGGAGAAACTGAAATCACACCGGAAGAAAGACTACTTCGTGCAATCTTTGGAGAAAAAGCAAGAGAAGTAAGAGACACCTCTTTGAAGGTGCCTCACGGAGAATCCGGAATTATCGTGGATGTCAAAATTTTCCGTAGAGAAAACGGAGATGAGCTGGCAGCAGGAGTAAACGAGTTGGTTCGTTGTTATATTGCACAAAAACGTAAAATCAACGTTGGAGATAAAATGGCGGGACGCCATGGGAACAAAGGTGTTATTTCAAGAATTTTACCGGAAGAAGATATGCCGTTCTTACCTGACGGAACACCGCTTGAAATTGTGTTGAATCCGCTTGGGGTACCATCTCGTATGAATATCGGACAAGTTTTGGAAGTTCATATGGGATTAGCAGCAAAAAAATTGGGATGGAATGTGGCGACACCGGTATTTGACGGCGCAAACGAACAGGATGTATTTGAAGCTTTGAAACAAGCCGGATATCCGCAAGACGGAAAAATTCAACTACAAGACGGTAGAACAGGGGAATTCTTTGATGGAAGAGTTACCGTGGGATATATGTATATGATGAAACTTCACCACTTGGTTGATGACAAAATCCATGCACGTTCCACAGGACCGTACTCCCTTGTTACACAACAACCGCTGGGAGGGAAAGCGCAATTCGGCGGACAACGTTTTGGAGAAATGGAAGTTTGGGCATTGGAAGCCTATGGTGCGGCACATACCCTACAAGAAATTTTGACAGTGAAGTCGGATGATGTGGTTGGTCGTGTGCAAACCTATGAGGCAATCATCAAAGGAAAGAACGTACCGGAGCCCGGAATTCCGGAATCCTTCAAAGTTTTGATTAAAGAACTACAATCTTTATGTTTGGATATTAAGTTATTATCCGAGTTTGATGAAGAAATTAAAGTTGCAGAATCTCAAGACGAGATGACAATCGAAGATCATTTCCACTATGTAGATGAAGAAAGAGACGATATGCTTATTGAAGATTTATCAGAAGAAGATTCCGAACTGACAAATCAGTTTGAGTTAGATTTTGAGGGAGAGGATGAATTTTCGGAAGAAGATGATAGTATATTAGTAGAAGATATTGATTTAGATGACAGTCTGGATTTTTAG
- the rpsP gene encoding 30S ribosomal protein S16: protein MVKIRLRRMGAHKKPFYRIVVADSRAPRNGRFIEEIGYYNPISEPKVVQVNEEKALKWMLVGAQTSETVKSLFRKNGILEKFEAAKAENKAK from the coding sequence ATGGTAAAAATCAGATTGAGAAGAATGGGTGCACACAAAAAACCTTTCTATAGAATAGTTGTTGCTGATTCAAGAGCACCGAGAAACGGACGTTTCATCGAAGAAATCGGATACTACAATCCAATCTCTGAACCGAAAGTTGTTCAAGTAAATGAAGAAAAAGCTTTGAAATGGATGTTGGTGGGAGCACAAACCAGCGAAACAGTAAAATCATTGTTCAGAAAGAACGGTATTTTAGAAAAATTTGAAGCTGCAAAAGCAGAAAACAAGGCAAAATAG
- a CDS encoding ABC transporter permease — protein MGGYVVRRIVSMIITLFFVITLTFVMMHSIPGNPFTGEKKLPPAIEKALMEKYNLDKPLSQQYVDYVSGVAKGDFGPSMKYNGRTVNDLIGDGFPVSAELGGLAILLIVILGIPLGVVAALKQGTWVDRTMIFFAIVGVTIPSFVLATLLIYVFGTKLKWLPTSRWVSWKSRIMPTIALGVSSIAYVARLTRSSMLEVINQDYIRTARAKGLSETVVVFKHALKNALIPVVTYLGPLTAAILTGSFIIEKIFAVPGMGRMFVESISNRDYTVIMGVTIFYSLILVLFIFIVDLIYGLIDPRIKINK, from the coding sequence ATGGGAGGCTATGTTGTAAGAAGGATTGTCTCAATGATTATCACGTTGTTTTTTGTTATTACATTAACATTTGTGATGATGCATTCCATACCGGGCAATCCGTTTACAGGTGAAAAAAAACTACCACCTGCAATTGAAAAAGCACTAATGGAAAAGTATAATCTGGATAAGCCGTTAAGTCAGCAATATGTTGATTATGTGTCCGGAGTAGCAAAAGGGGACTTTGGACCATCGATGAAATACAACGGTCGTACAGTAAACGACTTGATTGGTGACGGATTTCCGGTATCTGCAGAATTAGGGGGATTAGCGATACTGCTTATTGTAATACTTGGAATTCCGTTGGGAGTAGTTGCAGCACTGAAACAGGGAACATGGGTAGATAGAACGATGATTTTTTTCGCCATTGTAGGAGTTACGATACCGAGTTTCGTATTAGCCACATTACTCATCTATGTTTTTGGAACCAAATTAAAATGGTTACCTACTTCCCGTTGGGTGAGTTGGAAGAGTAGAATCATGCCGACCATTGCGTTGGGAGTAAGTTCCATCGCTTATGTTGCACGTTTGACAAGATCTTCCATGTTGGAAGTAATCAACCAAGACTATATTCGTACAGCAAGAGCGAAGGGGTTGTCAGAAACGGTTGTTGTGTTTAAGCATGCGTTAAAAAACGCACTGATTCCGGTTGTAACCTATTTGGGACCGTTGACAGCAGCAATTTTGACAGGTTCTTTCATTATTGAGAAGATTTTTGCCGTACCGGGAATGGGTCGTATGTTCGTAGAAAGTATCAGTAACCGTGATTATACCGTTATTATGGGAGTTACCATTTTTTACTCTTTGATTCTGGTACTATTTATTTTCATTGTAGACTTAATCTACGGACTGATTGATCCGAGAATTAAAATTAACAAATAG
- the rimM gene encoding ribosome maturation factor RimM (Essential for efficient processing of 16S rRNA), with protein MKQYRIGTIVKPHGLKGEVKVYPHTDDLSRFEDATYLIVGGTEEKLEVQSTREQKGMIFLKFKDKNTIESIEYLLRKELYVDGDNMRELEEDEYMIDTLIGLEVYLEDDTKIGVVTDFLQYTANDVFVITLESGQKAMIPFLKQFVPKIDMEHQKMRIRPIKGMIEE; from the coding sequence ATGAAACAATACCGTATCGGAACCATTGTCAAACCACATGGATTAAAGGGAGAAGTCAAGGTATATCCTCATACAGATGATTTATCAAGATTTGAAGATGCAACCTACCTCATTGTAGGCGGAACGGAAGAAAAATTGGAAGTACAGTCAACAAGAGAACAAAAAGGCATGATTTTTTTGAAATTCAAAGATAAGAATACAATTGAATCAATAGAATATTTGCTGAGAAAAGAACTTTATGTTGATGGTGACAATATGAGAGAGCTTGAAGAAGACGAATATATGATTGATACCTTAATCGGATTAGAAGTATATTTGGAAGATGATACCAAAATCGGTGTCGTAACAGATTTCTTGCAATATACCGCTAATGATGTTTTTGTAATAACATTGGAATCCGGACAAAAAGCAATGATACCGTTTTTGAAACAGTTTGTTCCAAAAATAGATATGGAACATCAAAAAATGAGAATTCGACCAATCAAAGGAATGATAGAAGAATGA